From a single Pyxidicoccus xibeiensis genomic region:
- a CDS encoding glutamate synthase subunit beta, producing the protein MGKPTGFMEWPRVHAQKRDKQERVGDFKEFALPLAPEEAKRQAGRCMDCGVPFCHQGCPLGNLIPDFNEAVYRGRWREAYELLSRTNGFPEMTGRLCPAPCEAACVLAIDQDAVTIEQMEKEIAERAFAEGWVKPRPPARRTGRTVGVVGSGPAGLAAAAQLNAAGHSVTVYERDSRPGGLLRYGIPDFKLEKSVLDRRLAVMEAEGIEFRNGVDVGGSVSFRELRGRHDALVLAMGARKPRELEVPGRELAGVVQAMEYLEHQNRLLEGTGQKDARLDAVGRRVIVLGGGDTGSDCLGTALRQGAKSVHQVELLPAPPSVRAAGNPWPRWPLVFRTSSSQEEGGERAFALMTKQLTGRDGKLEALHAVQVELLREPGALPRVVEVPGTEVTFEVDLLVLAMGFTGPEPGRLSEELGVKLSPRGTVQVDARFATSADGVFCAGDASRGASLIVWALSDGREAAKAVDAWLSSGKSVLPTRGADCAF; encoded by the coding sequence ATGGGCAAGCCGACGGGATTCATGGAGTGGCCCCGCGTCCACGCGCAAAAGCGGGACAAGCAGGAGCGCGTAGGGGACTTCAAGGAGTTCGCCCTGCCGCTCGCGCCCGAGGAGGCGAAGCGCCAGGCGGGCCGGTGCATGGACTGTGGCGTGCCCTTCTGCCACCAGGGCTGTCCGCTGGGGAACCTCATCCCCGACTTCAACGAGGCCGTGTACCGGGGCCGCTGGCGCGAGGCGTACGAGCTGCTCAGCCGCACCAACGGCTTCCCCGAGATGACGGGGCGGCTGTGCCCCGCGCCCTGCGAGGCCGCGTGCGTGCTGGCCATCGACCAGGACGCGGTGACCATCGAGCAGATGGAGAAGGAGATCGCCGAGCGGGCCTTCGCGGAGGGCTGGGTGAAGCCCCGGCCTCCGGCGCGGCGCACGGGGAGGACGGTGGGCGTGGTGGGCTCGGGCCCCGCGGGGCTGGCGGCGGCGGCGCAGCTCAACGCGGCCGGACACAGCGTCACCGTGTACGAGCGGGATTCGCGGCCCGGTGGGCTGCTGCGCTACGGCATTCCGGACTTCAAGCTGGAGAAGTCGGTGCTGGACCGGCGGCTCGCGGTGATGGAGGCGGAGGGCATCGAGTTCCGCAACGGCGTGGACGTGGGGGGCTCGGTGAGCTTCCGCGAGCTGCGCGGGCGGCATGACGCGCTGGTGCTGGCCATGGGCGCGCGCAAGCCGAGGGAGCTGGAGGTGCCGGGGCGCGAGCTGGCCGGCGTGGTCCAGGCGATGGAGTACCTGGAGCACCAGAACCGGCTGCTGGAGGGCACAGGGCAGAAGGACGCGCGCCTGGACGCGGTGGGCCGGCGGGTCATCGTGCTGGGCGGTGGCGACACGGGCTCGGACTGCCTGGGCACGGCGCTGCGGCAGGGCGCGAAGAGCGTGCACCAGGTGGAGCTGCTGCCGGCTCCGCCCTCGGTGCGCGCGGCGGGCAATCCGTGGCCCCGGTGGCCGCTGGTGTTCCGTACGTCGTCGAGCCAGGAAGAAGGCGGCGAGCGCGCCTTCGCGCTGATGACGAAGCAGCTGACCGGGCGCGACGGGAAGCTGGAGGCCCTGCACGCCGTGCAGGTGGAGTTGCTCCGCGAGCCGGGGGCGCTGCCCCGCGTGGTGGAGGTGCCGGGCACCGAGGTGACGTTCGAGGTGGACCTGCTGGTGCTGGCCATGGGCTTCACGGGGCCGGAGCCGGGGCGACTCTCCGAGGAGCTGGGGGTGAAGCTGTCACCCCGGGGCACGGTGCAGGTGGACGCGCGCTTCGCCACGTCGGCGGATGGCGTGTTCTGTGCGGGCGACGCGAGCCGGGGCGCGAGCCTCATCGTCTGGGCCCTGTCCGATGGCCGCGAGGCGGCGAAGGCCGTGGACGCGTGGCTGTCGAGCGGGAAGTCGGTGCTGCCGACCCGGGGCGCGGACTGCGCGTTCTGA
- the gltB gene encoding glutamate synthase large subunit, translating into MSAILPGRYGLYEPDTEHDACGVGFVAHLRGERSRGIVEDALELLNRLSHRAAAGRDPRTGDGAGILVQLPHRFFERVVPQLGFALPARRHYGVGQVFLPPDPDARAACEAALEEVVAEEGQRVLGWRDVPVAPEHLGPVAREAAPVIRQLFIARRRVVPSAFERKLYRIRKLTENRVQARGVDPRGLFHVASLSSETLIYKGLMLPVDLPRFYADLQQPDFVSALALVHSRFSTNTFPTWELAQPFRFIAHNGEINTLRGNRNWMNARRGLLQTARLGGSLEPLQPIIVPGKSDSAQFDNMVELLYLGGRTLPHALMMMIPEAWEGDALMADERRAFYEYSSALLEPWDGPAAIAFTDGQLIGATLDRNGLRPARYLVTEDDRIILASETGVIDVPPAQVRRKGRLTPGRMLLVDTTEGRILEDDEVKRDLTTRWPYRRWLERNVYTFDDLPAIPAPERLRGEELWRLQRAFGFTAEDVRTVLTPMAETGKEPVGSMGTDTPLAVLSDQAPSLFSYFHQLFAQVTNPPIDPLRESLVMTLATALGPESNTFEETPEQCHRLSLPGPILTNGQLARLSVIHGEGLFETKRLSLLYPLDGGEGALEAAVERLCTEAVDAVDSGASILLLSDRGVDAAHGAIPALLAMSTVHQRLVRDGIRMHTGLLLETAEAREVHHFACLFAFGASAVNPYLALDTLRAMADGGELAVDAEKAQERFIHAIEEGLMKVMSKMGISTLQSYRGAQLFEAVGLQRSLIERHFTGTSSRVEGVGLPELGREVQERHARGFGPEADAEAGLLPVGGQYRWRRLGERHKWNPATIAKLQAAVRANDAAVFAEYSKLADDETREHCNLRGLLELNTEGRTPVPLEEVEPALSIARRFVTGAMSFGSISAEAHETLAIAMNRLGGRSNSGEGGEESRRYTPDENGDLRRSAIKQVASARFGVTTEYLVNADELQIKVAQGAKPGEGGQLPGHKVDERIARVRWSTPGVTLISPPPHHDIYSIEDLAQLIYDLQSVNPQSRVSVKLVSEVGVGTIAAGVAKAGAGAVVISGYEGGTGASPISSIHHAGLPWELGLAETQQVLVHNGLRSRIRVQADGGMRTARDVLVAALLGAEEFGMATASLVAVGCVMLRKCHLNTCSAGIATQDPALRERFQGKPEDVVNFFLLIAEDLRKKLAALGARTVEELVGRVDLLRQRTAVDHWKAKRVDLSALLAAPAAPAEEPRHCKVPRTKDVSDHLDHTLLRDASQVLDGGPPLLLTQPVSNTHRAVGAMLSGEIARRHGGRGLPDGRIHVRLKGSAGQSFGAFLVSGVTLELEGDANDYVGKGLSGGRIIVYPPQAARFAAEDNVLVGNTALYGATGGEVYLRGLAGERFAVRNSGAQAVVEGVGDHGCEYMTGGVVVVLGPTGRNFAAGMSGGTAYVLDREMAFRQRCNLEMVELESLVDESEIWLVHGMVERHLKHTGSALARRVLDNWELTVPRFVKVMPTDYKRVLQARRAARRPAQANSEQLQQTAGGRG; encoded by the coding sequence ATGTCCGCAATCCTCCCCGGCCGGTACGGCCTCTACGAGCCCGACACCGAGCATGACGCCTGCGGCGTGGGCTTCGTGGCCCACCTGCGAGGCGAGCGCTCCCGCGGCATCGTCGAGGACGCCCTCGAGCTGCTGAACCGGCTGAGCCACCGGGCGGCGGCCGGGAGGGACCCCCGGACGGGAGATGGCGCGGGCATCCTGGTGCAGCTCCCCCACCGCTTCTTCGAGCGCGTGGTGCCGCAGCTCGGCTTCGCGCTCCCCGCGCGCCGCCACTACGGCGTGGGCCAGGTCTTCCTCCCGCCCGACCCGGACGCGCGCGCCGCGTGCGAGGCCGCCCTCGAAGAGGTCGTGGCCGAGGAAGGTCAGCGGGTGCTCGGCTGGCGGGACGTACCCGTGGCCCCGGAGCACCTGGGCCCCGTCGCGCGCGAGGCCGCGCCCGTCATCCGGCAGCTCTTCATCGCCCGGCGGCGCGTGGTGCCCAGCGCCTTCGAGCGCAAGCTGTACCGCATCCGCAAGCTGACGGAGAACCGCGTGCAGGCGCGCGGCGTGGACCCGCGCGGCCTCTTCCACGTGGCGTCCCTGTCGTCGGAGACGCTCATCTACAAGGGGCTGATGCTGCCGGTGGACCTGCCGCGCTTCTACGCGGACCTCCAGCAGCCGGACTTCGTGAGCGCGCTGGCGCTGGTGCACTCGCGCTTCTCCACCAACACCTTCCCCACCTGGGAGCTGGCGCAGCCGTTCCGCTTCATCGCGCACAACGGGGAGATCAACACCCTGCGCGGCAACCGGAACTGGATGAACGCGCGGCGTGGCCTCCTGCAGACGGCCCGTCTGGGCGGGAGCCTGGAGCCGCTCCAGCCCATCATCGTCCCCGGCAAGAGCGACTCGGCCCAGTTCGACAACATGGTGGAGCTGCTCTACCTCGGCGGCCGCACGCTGCCGCACGCGCTGATGATGATGATTCCGGAGGCGTGGGAGGGCGACGCGCTGATGGCCGACGAGCGGCGCGCCTTCTACGAGTACTCCTCCGCCCTGCTGGAGCCGTGGGACGGGCCCGCGGCCATCGCCTTCACGGACGGGCAGCTCATCGGCGCCACGCTGGACCGCAACGGGCTGCGGCCCGCGCGCTACCTCGTCACCGAGGACGACCGCATCATCCTCGCCTCGGAGACGGGCGTCATCGACGTGCCCCCCGCGCAGGTACGCCGCAAGGGCCGCCTGACGCCGGGCCGCATGCTGCTGGTGGACACCACCGAGGGGCGCATCCTCGAGGACGACGAGGTGAAGCGCGACCTCACCACGCGCTGGCCGTACCGCCGCTGGCTGGAGCGCAACGTCTACACCTTCGACGACCTGCCCGCGATTCCCGCCCCCGAGCGCCTGCGCGGCGAGGAACTCTGGCGCCTGCAGCGCGCCTTCGGCTTCACCGCCGAGGACGTGCGCACCGTGCTCACACCCATGGCGGAGACCGGCAAGGAGCCCGTGGGCTCCATGGGCACGGACACGCCGCTCGCGGTCCTCAGCGACCAGGCGCCCAGCCTCTTCTCCTACTTCCACCAGCTCTTCGCGCAGGTGACCAACCCGCCCATCGACCCGCTGCGCGAGTCGCTGGTGATGACGCTGGCCACCGCGCTGGGCCCGGAGAGCAACACCTTCGAGGAGACGCCGGAGCAGTGCCACCGGCTGTCGCTGCCCGGCCCCATCCTCACCAACGGGCAGCTCGCGAGGCTGAGCGTCATCCACGGCGAGGGCCTCTTCGAGACGAAGCGGCTGTCGCTCCTCTACCCGCTGGACGGCGGCGAGGGCGCGCTGGAGGCCGCGGTGGAGCGGCTGTGTACGGAGGCCGTGGACGCGGTGGACTCGGGCGCCAGCATCCTGCTCCTGAGCGACCGCGGCGTGGACGCGGCGCACGGGGCCATCCCCGCGTTGCTGGCCATGTCCACGGTGCATCAGCGGCTGGTGCGCGACGGCATCCGCATGCACACCGGCCTTCTGCTGGAGACGGCCGAGGCGCGCGAGGTGCACCACTTCGCCTGTCTCTTCGCCTTCGGGGCCTCGGCGGTGAACCCGTACCTGGCGCTGGACACGCTGCGCGCCATGGCCGACGGCGGCGAGCTGGCCGTGGACGCGGAGAAGGCGCAGGAGCGCTTCATCCATGCGATTGAGGAAGGGCTGATGAAGGTGATGTCCAAGATGGGCATCTCCACGCTCCAGTCCTACCGGGGCGCGCAGCTCTTCGAAGCGGTGGGACTTCAGCGAAGCCTCATCGAGCGGCACTTCACCGGCACGTCGTCCCGCGTGGAAGGCGTGGGGCTGCCGGAGCTGGGGCGCGAGGTGCAGGAGCGGCACGCCCGCGGCTTCGGCCCCGAGGCGGACGCGGAGGCCGGCCTGCTGCCCGTGGGCGGCCAGTACCGGTGGCGCCGGCTGGGCGAGCGGCACAAGTGGAACCCCGCCACGATTGCGAAGCTCCAGGCGGCGGTGCGCGCCAACGACGCGGCCGTCTTCGCGGAGTACTCGAAGCTGGCGGACGACGAGACGCGCGAGCACTGCAACCTGCGCGGCCTCTTGGAGCTGAACACCGAGGGCCGCACCCCGGTGCCGCTGGAGGAAGTCGAGCCGGCGCTATCGATTGCGCGCCGCTTCGTCACCGGCGCCATGTCCTTCGGCTCCATCAGCGCGGAGGCGCACGAGACGCTGGCCATCGCCATGAACCGGCTGGGCGGACGCTCCAACAGCGGAGAGGGCGGTGAGGAGTCGCGCCGCTACACGCCGGACGAGAATGGGGACCTGCGCCGCAGCGCCATCAAGCAGGTGGCGAGCGCCCGCTTCGGCGTCACCACGGAGTACCTGGTCAACGCGGACGAGCTGCAGATCAAGGTCGCCCAGGGCGCCAAGCCCGGTGAGGGAGGCCAGCTCCCCGGGCACAAGGTGGACGAGCGGATTGCGCGCGTGCGCTGGTCCACGCCGGGCGTGACGCTCATCTCCCCTCCCCCGCACCACGACATCTACTCCATCGAGGACCTGGCGCAGCTCATCTACGACCTCCAGTCCGTGAACCCCCAGTCGCGGGTGAGCGTGAAGCTGGTGAGCGAGGTGGGCGTGGGCACCATCGCCGCGGGCGTGGCCAAGGCGGGCGCCGGCGCGGTGGTCATCTCCGGGTACGAGGGCGGCACCGGGGCGTCCCCCATCTCCAGCATCCACCACGCGGGCCTGCCGTGGGAGCTGGGGCTGGCGGAGACGCAGCAGGTGCTGGTGCACAACGGGCTGCGCTCGCGCATCCGGGTGCAGGCGGACGGCGGCATGCGCACCGCGCGCGACGTGCTGGTGGCGGCGCTGCTGGGCGCGGAGGAGTTCGGCATGGCCACCGCCAGCCTCGTGGCCGTGGGCTGCGTGATGCTGCGCAAGTGCCACCTCAACACCTGCTCGGCCGGCATCGCCACGCAGGACCCGGCGCTGCGCGAGCGCTTCCAGGGCAAGCCCGAGGACGTGGTGAACTTCTTCCTCCTGATTGCCGAGGACCTCCGGAAGAAGCTGGCGGCGCTGGGCGCGCGCACGGTGGAGGAGCTGGTGGGCCGGGTGGACCTGCTGCGCCAGCGGACGGCGGTGGACCACTGGAAGGCGAAGCGCGTGGACCTGTCCGCGCTGCTGGCCGCCCCCGCCGCTCCGGCCGAGGAGCCCCGTCACTGCAAGGTGCCGAGGACGAAGGACGTGTCGGACCACCTGGACCACACGCTGCTGCGCGACGCGAGCCAGGTGCTGGATGGCGGGCCGCCGCTGCTGCTCACGCAGCCGGTGAGCAACACGCACCGCGCCGTGGGCGCCATGCTGTCCGGCGAGATTGCCCGGCGGCACGGAGGCCGGGGACTGCCGGACGGGCGCATCCACGTGCGGCTGAAGGGCTCGGCGGGCCAGAGCTTCGGCGCGTTCCTCGTCTCCGGCGTGACGCTGGAGCTGGAGGGCGATGCCAACGACTACGTCGGCAAGGGCCTGTCCGGCGGGCGCATCATCGTCTACCCGCCGCAGGCAGCCCGCTTCGCGGCCGAGGACAACGTGCTGGTGGGCAACACGGCCCTCTACGGCGCCACCGGCGGCGAGGTGTACCTGCGAGGCCTCGCGGGTGAGCGCTTCGCGGTGCGCAACAGCGGCGCGCAGGCGGTGGTGGAGGGCGTGGGCGACCACGGCTGCGAGTACATGACGGGCGGCGTGGTGGTGGTGCTCGGCCCCACGGGACGTAACTTCGCGGCGGGCATGAGCGGCGGCACGGCCTATGTCCTCGACCGGGAGATGGCCTTCCGGCAGCGCTGCAACCTCGAGATGGTGGAGCTGGAGTCGCTGGTGGACGAGTCGGAGATCTGGCTCGTGCACGGCATGGTGGAGCGGCACCTGAAGCACACGGGCAGTGCGCTGGCTCGGCGGGTGCTGGACAACTGGGAGCTGACGGTGCCGCGGTTCGTGAAGGTGATGCCCACGGACTACAAGCGCGTGCTCCAGGCGCGGCGGGCAGCCCGGCGGCCCGCGCAGGCGAACTCCGAGCAGCTTCAGCAGACCGCAGGCGGGAGGGGCTGA
- a CDS encoding NUDIX hydrolase, with protein sequence MPYTPIIGTLGYVMSPDGQRVLLVHRNARPDDAHFGKYNGLGGKMERDEDVAACMRREIREEAGIECLEMRLRGTISWPGFGKHGEDWLGFVFRIDRFEGTPLERNPEGSLSWVPVAEVPKLNLWDGDRHFLPLVFDADPRPFHGVMPYEGGRAVSWSFTRL encoded by the coding sequence ATGCCGTACACCCCGATCATCGGAACGCTGGGCTACGTGATGTCGCCAGACGGGCAGCGGGTGCTGCTCGTCCACCGCAACGCCCGGCCGGATGATGCGCACTTCGGCAAGTACAACGGCCTGGGCGGGAAGATGGAGCGCGACGAGGACGTGGCGGCGTGCATGCGCCGAGAGATTCGCGAGGAGGCCGGCATCGAGTGCCTGGAGATGCGCCTTCGCGGCACCATCTCCTGGCCCGGCTTCGGCAAGCATGGCGAGGACTGGCTCGGCTTCGTCTTCCGCATCGACCGCTTCGAGGGCACACCGCTGGAGCGCAACCCGGAGGGCTCCCTCTCCTGGGTGCCCGTGGCGGAGGTGCCGAAGCTGAACCTCTGGGACGGGGACCGGCACTTCCTGCCGCTCGTCTTCGACGCGGACCCCCGGCCCTTCCACGGCGTCATGCCCTACGAGGGCGGCCGCGCGGTGAGTTGGTCCTTCACCCGGCTGTAG
- a CDS encoding energy transducer TonB, with the protein MRTILNFDVSAAGGSPGHAVVVMPASEPSQPNGVATGLFRMGETTPGEGPRSRWGQAALVAVLVHAGVFVGGLALPASRPEKAPAPPEPELVFMTFAPPPPAPAAGAAATPVPAKTPRQARVTRPTERVLTPPVPKPVPEPVEAKPEPVPEPPTEVAEQPQEQTPVAANTGVGAVVGGVVGGVVGGQQGGIVGATAVGGTGEALGLKQVSQPPGVLKQVAPEYPRRARSDGIQGLVLVRIIIGTDGKVEPAHTRVIRSVPALDAAAVEAVNRWRFSPAIGREGRPVRVIIEVPVNFALK; encoded by the coding sequence ATGAGAACGATTCTCAATTTCGACGTTTCGGCGGCGGGCGGGAGCCCGGGGCACGCGGTGGTGGTGATGCCCGCCTCGGAGCCGTCCCAGCCGAACGGCGTCGCCACGGGGCTCTTCCGGATGGGCGAGACCACGCCCGGCGAGGGGCCTCGGAGCCGGTGGGGCCAGGCCGCCCTGGTCGCCGTGCTGGTGCACGCCGGCGTGTTCGTTGGTGGGCTCGCGCTTCCGGCCTCCCGGCCGGAGAAGGCGCCCGCGCCGCCGGAGCCCGAGCTGGTGTTCATGACCTTTGCTCCACCGCCGCCCGCGCCCGCCGCCGGTGCTGCCGCCACGCCGGTGCCCGCGAAGACGCCGCGCCAGGCCCGCGTCACCCGGCCCACGGAGCGCGTGCTGACGCCGCCCGTGCCCAAGCCGGTGCCGGAGCCCGTGGAGGCGAAGCCCGAGCCGGTTCCCGAGCCGCCCACCGAGGTGGCCGAGCAACCGCAGGAGCAGACCCCGGTCGCCGCGAACACGGGTGTCGGCGCCGTCGTCGGTGGCGTGGTGGGCGGTGTGGTGGGTGGGCAGCAGGGCGGCATCGTGGGTGCCACCGCCGTGGGGGGCACGGGCGAGGCCCTGGGACTGAAGCAGGTGTCGCAGCCGCCGGGCGTGCTCAAGCAGGTTGCTCCCGAGTACCCGCGCCGCGCGCGCTCGGATGGCATCCAGGGGCTGGTGCTGGTGCGCATCATCATCGGGACGGACGGCAAGGTGGAGCCTGCGCACACGCGCGTCATCCGCTCGGTTCCCGCGCTGGACGCGGCGGCCGTGGAGGCCGTCAACCGGTGGCGCTTCTCGCCGGCCATCGGCCGCGAGGGGCGGCCGGTCCGCGTCATCATCGAGGTTCCCGTCAACTTCGCCCTGAAGTGA
- a CDS encoding PepSY-associated TM helix domain-containing protein, with translation MSSLLRKTFFWIHLVAGLVAGLVIAVMSVTGVAIAFEPQLLEWAERDARQVQVPADAARLPVDELVARVRAARPDAQPSGVTVYAEPGAAVLVNLGREALVYVNPYTGEVKEGGAQGWRDFFHFMEDLHRWLAAHGDNRPIGKAITGASNAAFLFLALSGLYLWWPRKWTLRAMRPSLWFRRGLKGKARDWNWHNVIGFWSLPVLVVLTASGMVISYKWASDLVFKVTGNTPPANQGPPGQSSVKLPAPPPGAERLKLDALFTEARKGTPEWTSVSLRLGGAPRPGGPQGQQGPGAQPRGEGAPRAEGAPRGEGAPRSEGAPRAEGAPRAEGAPRAEGAPRVEGAPRAEGGGRGGGGGPEALTFTVRARDAWPLFSSTQVSLNPFTAEVAKQEGYADFNSGRKLRTWLRFLHTGEALGWMGQLIAAIASLGGAVLVWTGFALAWRRFFPRRQARAATEPVASPAPSTPEETAA, from the coding sequence ATGAGCAGCCTTCTTCGAAAGACGTTCTTCTGGATTCACCTGGTGGCCGGCCTCGTCGCCGGTCTCGTCATCGCGGTCATGTCCGTGACGGGCGTGGCGATTGCGTTCGAGCCGCAGCTGCTCGAGTGGGCCGAGCGTGACGCCCGACAGGTGCAGGTGCCCGCGGACGCGGCGCGGCTCCCGGTGGACGAGCTGGTGGCCCGCGTGCGCGCGGCCCGTCCGGACGCGCAGCCCTCGGGCGTGACGGTGTATGCCGAGCCCGGCGCCGCGGTGCTGGTGAACCTGGGGCGCGAGGCCCTGGTGTACGTGAATCCGTACACGGGCGAGGTCAAGGAGGGCGGGGCGCAGGGGTGGCGCGACTTCTTCCACTTCATGGAGGACCTGCACCGGTGGCTCGCCGCGCACGGGGACAACCGCCCCATCGGCAAGGCGATCACAGGGGCGAGCAACGCCGCGTTCCTCTTCCTGGCCCTGTCCGGCCTGTACCTGTGGTGGCCCCGCAAGTGGACGCTGCGCGCGATGCGGCCCTCCCTGTGGTTCCGGCGCGGGCTGAAGGGCAAGGCGCGCGACTGGAACTGGCACAACGTCATCGGCTTCTGGTCCTTGCCCGTGCTCGTCGTGCTGACGGCGTCGGGCATGGTCATCTCGTACAAGTGGGCCTCGGACTTGGTGTTCAAGGTCACCGGCAACACGCCGCCCGCGAACCAGGGCCCGCCGGGGCAGTCCTCGGTGAAGCTGCCCGCGCCGCCGCCGGGGGCCGAGCGGCTCAAGCTGGATGCGCTCTTCACCGAGGCCCGGAAGGGGACGCCTGAGTGGACCTCCGTCTCGCTGCGCCTCGGTGGTGCTCCGCGTCCCGGAGGGCCGCAGGGACAGCAGGGACCCGGGGCGCAGCCTCGTGGCGAGGGTGCTCCGCGTGCCGAGGGCGCTCCTCGTGGCGAGGGTGCTCCTCGTAGCGAGGGTGCTCCGCGTGCCGAGGGTGCTCCGCGTGCCGAGGGTGCTCCGCGTGCCGAGGGTGCTCCTCGTGTCGAGGGTGCTCCGCGTGCCGAGGGCGGAGGCCGCGGAGGCGGCGGTGGTCCGGAGGCGCTCACCTTCACCGTCCGCGCCCGCGACGCGTGGCCGCTCTTCTCGTCCACGCAGGTGTCCCTCAATCCCTTCACCGCCGAGGTGGCGAAGCAGGAGGGCTACGCGGACTTCAACAGCGGCCGCAAGCTGCGCACGTGGCTGCGCTTCCTGCACACGGGAGAGGCGCTCGGGTGGATGGGGCAGCTCATCGCGGCCATCGCCTCGCTCGGCGGCGCCGTCCTCGTGTGGACCGGCTTCGCCCTGGCCTGGAGGCGCTTCTTCCCGCGCCGGCAGGCCCGCGCCGCCACCGAGCCCGTGGCGTCACCCGCGCCTTCAACCCCGGAAGAGACGGCGGCCTGA